One window from the genome of Lentibacillus daqui encodes:
- a CDS encoding cytoplasmic protein, translating to MNFGENTQLVEKVMNFIYNSKMFNNRGFITNAEVINDFGEAQNFAWSQDLNEDYTVWEYVKSVESENIVEKVYNLDFASLQDELYEYFGNHINNANDFLPFDYIDINEEVEGDLTMCALNRLVNGKTDNFYERIFDIYKQGGWPCGWKGAYPNGKIIVYVPETSNEK from the coding sequence GTGAACTTTGGCGAAAACACACAATTAGTAGAAAAAGTAATGAATTTTATTTATAACAGTAAGATGTTTAATAATAGAGGTTTTATTACTAATGCGGAAGTAATTAACGACTTTGGCGAGGCGCAAAATTTTGCATGGTCACAGGACTTAAATGAGGACTATACTGTGTGGGAGTATGTTAAATCGGTGGAAAGTGAAAATATTGTAGAAAAGGTATATAATTTGGATTTTGCTTCTTTGCAAGATGAGTTGTATGAATACTTTGGTAACCATATTAATAACGCTAATGATTTTCTCCCTTTTGATTATATTGATATAAATGAAGAAGTTGAGGGGGATCTTACAATGTGCGCTTTAAATAGGTTAGTTAATGGGAAAACGGATAATTTTTATGAACGGATTTTTGATATATATAAACAGGGAGGATGGCCATGCGGGTGGAAGGGGGCATATCCTAATGGAAAAATTATAGTATATGTACCAGAAACTAGTAATGAAAAGTGA
- a CDS encoding MFS transporter, which yields MNTAEQQTKMNVSFIILLIGVFMAALDNGIISAALTTINASFHVSATLGSWGITLYTLGLAVTTPIVGKLADRFGRKRLFLIEIALFSIGSLGVALSPNFAFFLAARLLQSFGGGGIFIIASSHVISTVVKNRQGSMLGFLGAMNGIASVIGPNIGSFLIDWTGNWHWLFLINVPIGIILFVFGWVFLKETKDVVMSKIDYLGITLLSLSILSVMFAVNNLGTGNLLDSFLSWSVLGLLILGIIIFAGLLLLEKRQEHNNVDPILPFALLRKSTYSMTMIMAFMSGTFIGAVIFIPSFAEQVLGIPAAKSGYWMTPLALASGIGASGGGHFVDKRGPVNTLVFAGIISFIGFAGLALFTDTKLTFIIFTVIAGIGFGFMLGAPLTVLTANAAGTQKGIAIGTLSVSRQIGLTIAPTIFATFIQQGFSKLGTLIPEKLREQHVDMNDIPKEAMKHVQGSGGYSNIEANIDQIPVPEVRQSLHSAFNEAAHAAYQPIYLFVAIVSLLLIVVALSFRKQFAKDARDSE from the coding sequence ATGAATACTGCGGAACAACAAACGAAAATGAATGTTTCATTTATTATTCTATTAATTGGTGTGTTTATGGCAGCACTGGACAATGGCATTATTAGTGCTGCTTTGACAACGATCAATGCTTCCTTTCATGTGTCGGCAACACTTGGCTCCTGGGGGATAACCCTGTATACCCTTGGGCTTGCTGTCACCACACCGATTGTAGGGAAATTGGCTGACCGGTTCGGGCGAAAAAGATTGTTTTTGATTGAAATAGCGCTTTTTAGTATTGGTTCACTTGGTGTAGCGTTGAGCCCGAATTTTGCTTTCTTTTTGGCTGCACGTCTTCTCCAATCGTTTGGTGGCGGTGGTATTTTTATCATTGCCAGTTCGCATGTCATCAGTACCGTTGTGAAAAATCGTCAAGGAAGCATGCTTGGTTTTTTAGGTGCGATGAATGGAATTGCTTCGGTGATTGGTCCCAATATCGGAAGTTTTCTAATCGATTGGACAGGAAATTGGCACTGGCTGTTTTTGATTAATGTTCCAATCGGGATTATCTTATTTGTATTCGGATGGGTTTTCCTAAAAGAAACAAAAGACGTTGTCATGTCCAAAATTGATTATCTAGGCATCACGCTCTTATCTTTATCCATTTTAAGTGTCATGTTTGCTGTGAATAATCTTGGTACTGGCAACTTACTGGACAGTTTTCTTAGCTGGAGTGTCCTAGGCCTTTTAATACTTGGTATTATCATCTTTGCGGGACTATTGTTGCTGGAAAAACGGCAAGAACATAATAATGTTGATCCGATTTTGCCGTTTGCCTTATTGCGGAAATCGACCTATTCCATGACGATGATTATGGCGTTCATGTCAGGAACATTTATCGGTGCTGTCATTTTTATTCCATCCTTTGCTGAGCAGGTGTTGGGTATACCAGCCGCCAAATCGGGTTACTGGATGACCCCATTGGCACTCGCCTCAGGTATTGGCGCAAGTGGGGGAGGTCATTTTGTTGACAAGAGAGGCCCGGTTAATACATTGGTGTTTGCGGGAATTATCTCGTTTATCGGGTTTGCCGGCTTGGCACTCTTTACCGATACCAAGCTGACATTTATCATATTTACTGTAATCGCGGGAATCGGCTTTGGCTTCATGCTGGGCGCACCATTAACGGTTTTAACAGCCAATGCTGCCGGAACCCAAAAAGGTATCGCGATTGGCACATTGTCGGTGTCACGCCAAATCGGGCTGACCATCGCACCAACGATTTTTGCAACATTTATACAGCAGGGATTTAGCAAACTTGGTACGCTAATCCCGGAAAAATTGCGAGAACAGCATGTTGATATGAACGATATACCAAAAGAAGCAATGAAACACGTTCAAGGCTCTGGCGGATACAGTAATATCGAAGCAAACATCGATCAGATCCCGGTTCCGGAAGTTAGGCAATCATTACATAGTGCCTTCAATGAGGCGGCACATGCTGCATACCAGCCAATATATCTTTTCGTTGCGATTGTTTCCCTGCTGCTGATTGTGGTTGCCTTAAGTTTTCGGAAACAATTTGCGAAAGATGCGCGGGATAGCGAGTAA